In a single window of the Arachis hypogaea cultivar Tifrunner chromosome 6, arahy.Tifrunner.gnm2.J5K5, whole genome shotgun sequence genome:
- the LOC112755613 gene encoding uncharacterized protein isoform X5 — MQDADGLDTKKSGQSTDVEEAFHKTEQLGKSVEVVSSPKDIMPDKHLTSNQGQGDDIATGGPSVKNLEGEILSGSSHEEMHLQPIQEQIVEQVHSGHGRGLQEEPYQQSTPVGSIALDPNHELSMGDDAVNLARPVDASHSFDAKTVDFMKLAGIIKDLNEDVLAEIIRGLNEDEFYFLLKSRREVSDADPLATSSTLPDGDFSEAFQRLKEELFLSTLMKSISDMQLGEHLELQLQADNEHPQVIDEVSELRASHLEVNEKNQLLIEELSNCRAELQDVSQKCVELQNQFNDAKGVVETLSARVVELQISCEVSQEDSLNLSADLSDCRSLISCLQSEKKGMNENLELVSSEKIRLPNEKEVHLGESKRLSTELSDLKSSMEVIEVGNEVFDDSLGFVSLKTCLNGMEKILAKLEQATNEFHFQSVGRSGEQVSPAAASKTHEDEHEVEVRDSNEVHSSSESFIMFAKEETGNMRKLLSEWKGHVQSADALFKGERDGRKIGDAKNRDLKDQFEELKQHCSNLEASNVELTVQCEAAKQLLGDFQEKKCHLEELCEALKQEDIQLKAKNNELYEKLGQFQSKVSELYTEICDVKQSSNEMSSIIGDQLENLQKELTQRTMVLEQGWNTIMADIFKLVSKLNESVGETSSAVSFDAHDNLDINNLLAVSVNAATKMIFDLRKKLEATCLEHETICSSFKEVNMKCEDLLGRNELAVGVLHKIYNDLWKLLLSHSGSMGEEKIDVQSEALPDLLNYDSYQNIMRCLVDILTEKQELESVNNEMKSEMEELKIKCLDLDSVSKLIEDLAGALNIEHSQIERNKTPLSCLDSLVSSLLQKTRDAEIQLHMTKEGYGYSETELAELKDQMHYLDTLRLEKENEILVLKEILHQAEEALTAARSELHEKTNELEYSEQKVSSVREKLSIAVAKGKGLVVQRDGLKQSLAETSSELERCMQELQLKDARLHEVETKLKTYAEAGERMEAMESELSYIRNSSNSLRESFLLKDSMLQRIEEVLEELDLPEQFHSGDIIEKIDWLARSVASNSLPMNDWEQKESAGGVSYADAGYVARESLEDDSQLPPDSGDDSRKDDSQLQSDPGDVRQQQEELQASLVPLDGDDLRKKFEELHKKYFGLAEQNEMLEQSLMERNSIVQRWEELVDRIDMPSHLRSVEMEDRIEWVGRALAEANHHVDSLQLKIEKYESYCGLLNSDLEGSQRTVSALQTDLRSLTTEREHLSEKLEVLMFECEKLSMEVGQAEYQNEVMHNEISSLKDILEKKELENEKLHNELASLKDILEKKDSLEEQVFAIDSKLRKLHDLLGDALPESEMENLVSGTANIDSLEELLRKLIENQASLQSKKDAIEEQIFTIDSKLQKLHDLVRDVLPESETQNLVSGSANIDSLEELLRRLVENQASLKSKKDAIEEQIFTIDGKLRKLHDLVGDVLPESETENLVSGSLSIDSLEALLRKLIENQASLQSKKDAIEEQIFIIDGKLRKLHDLVGDALPESETENLVSGSLNIDSLEELLRRLMENQASLQSKKDAIEEQIFIIDGKLRTLHDLVGDALPESETENLVSGSANIDSLEELLRKLIENQASIQSEKGAIEEQIFTTDGKLRKLHDLIRDVLPESETQNLVSGSSNIDSLEELLRKLVENQASLQSKKDAIEEQIFTVDGKLKKLHDLVGDVLPESETENLVSGSANIDSLEELLRKLIENQASFRSKKDAIEEQIFTIDGKLQKLHDLVRDVLPESETQNLVSGSANIDSLEELLRKLVENQASLQSKKDAIEEQIFTIDGKLRKLHDLVGDVLPESETENLVSGSLSIDSLEALLRKLIENQASLQTKKDATEEQIFIIDGKLRKLLELVGDALPESETENLVSGSANIDSLEELLRKLVENQASLQSKKDAIEEQISTIDGKLKKLHDLVGDVLPESETENLVSGSANIDSLEELLRKLIENQASLQAKKDATEEQIFIIDGKLRKLHELVGDALPESETENLVSGSANIDSLEELLRKLIENQASIQSEKGAIEEQIFTTNGKLRKLHDLVFDVLPEYETENLVSGSANIDTLEELLRKLVESQASLQSKKDTIEEQIFTIDVKLRKLHDLVGDVLPESETENLVSGSANIDSLEELLRKLIENQASLQSNKLMHVVELASDSSQQDGATILEARSTDMHDKEEADIDRYKKDLEEALSELEHAKEEREKTLEKQMSLSIEVEALSKRIEELQLLLNQEEQKSASVREKLNVAVRKGKSLVQHRDSLKQTIEEMTTEITQLKSEISNREDTLAEHAQKLSHLSTYPNRLEALESEIIHLKNHLAESEHHLQEKEYSLNLILNKLGEIEIGGEGYISDPIKKLECIEKLCSDLHGTVASLEQESRKSKRAAELLLAELNEVQERNDAFQEELAKADAELVDLRKERDSFEAAKLEALSHLQKLSALHEEGKKNHSSELTALKSSMNELCTGFGEIQHLLVSAFSMDLESFQNLEAGLKSCIKGSNATNMLDSSVAKTHNGMSPWSSITKKSSLSSDSRSDFDTVGNFHLLRSQLQEVLVEIGSLKERITIHSSLMLEQDKNLSELMASIEKEMTIQRESCEAMKQKVTNQDGELVALRGSIDYLCEACISSVNEIENGKAELVGNKVESDPGINLMLTSFGDGTSEERIRTLVDRLLMAAKSVATIRTGFSDANHNEMKATITNLQLELQEKDVQRERICSELVKQIKDAEASANSYSQDLQSLKIQEHNLKKQVEVIEAERKILEERVNELQEKQRIAAELEEKTKSQTDLLAAKDQEIESLMHALDEEEMQMEELTNKIVELEKVVQQKTREIESLDSSRGKVMKKLAVTVGKFDELHHLSASLLSEVERLQSQLQERDSEISFLRQEVTRCTNDVLLATQMSNKAGSDEIFELLMWVDTMISQEGMDDILPDLKSNSQVHEYKEILQKKLMSVLSELENLKAVAENKDAMLQEEKSKVEKLNHKAETLEKSLHEKEMQLNLLEGVEENGKGASTSSEILEVEPVVNEWRTTGPFVTPQVRSLRKGNNDYVAIAVDEDPVSTSRIEDEEDDKVHGFKSLSSSKIVPRFTRPVTDLIDGLWVSCDRTLMRRPILRLGIIIYWAIVHALLAFFVV; from the exons ATGCAGGATGCTGATGGTTTGGATACAAAGAAATCTGGTCAAAGCACTGATGTGGAGGAGGCATTTCATAAAACAGAACAACTGGGCAAGTCAGTTGAAGTTGTTTCCTCTCCTAAAGACATTATGCCAGATAAGCATTTGACTTCTAATCAAGGGCAGGGAGATGATATTGCAACTGGTGGTCCTTCTGTGAAAAATCTGGAGGGAGAAATATTATCAGGTTCATCCCATGAAGAAATGCATCTTCAGCCTattcaagaacagattgttgaacagGTTCATAGTGGACATGGCAGAGGACTTCAGGAGGAGCCTTATCAGCAAAGCACTCCTGTTGGATCTATAGCTCTGGATCCAAATCATGAGTTGTCAATGGGAGATGACGCAGTTAATTTGGCCAGGCCAGTGGATGCCTCTCATAGTTTTGATGCAAAAACAGTTGATTTCATGAAGCTGGCTGGAATTATAAAAGATCTTAATGAAGATGTGCTGGCTGAAATTATAAGGGGGCTTAATGAAGACGAGTTTTACTTTTTGCTCAAGTCAAGAAGGGAAGTTTCCGATGCAGATCCTCTAGCCACTAGTTCAACTCTACCTGATGGTGACTTTTCAGAAGCATTTCAGAGACTTAAAGAAGAATTGTTCCTTTCAACTTTAATGAAAAGTATATCTGACATGCAGTTAGGTGAACACTTGGAGCTACAGCTGCAGGCTGACAATGAACATCCCCAGGTCATTGATGAAGTATCTGAGCTCCGAGCTTCTCATCTCGAAGTTAACGAGAAGAATCAACTCCTTATTGAAGAGCTTTCTAATTGCCGTGCTGAACTGCAAGATGTTTCCCAAAAGTGTGTTGAACTGCAAAACCAATTTAATGATGCCAAGGGTGTGGTTGAAACTCTTTCTGCCAGAGTAGTTGAGCTGCAGATTAGTTGTGAAGTCTCCCAAGAAGATTCATTGAATCTGTCAGCAGATTTGTCCGACTGTAGAAGCTTGATCTCATGCTTACAATCTGAAAAGAAGGGTATGAATGAAAATCTTGAGTTGGTGTCTTCTGAGAAAATCAGGCTTCCAAATGAGAAGGAGGTTCATCTAGGTGAAAGTAAGAGGCTGTCAACTGAATTATCCGACTTAAAGAGTTCCATGGAAGTTATAGAAGTTGGAAACGAAGTCTTTGATGATTCTCTTGGTTTTGTTTCGTTGAAGACTTGCTTGAATGGAATGGAGAAAATTTTGGCGAAGCTTGAACAGGCAACTAATGAGTTCCATTTTCAATCAGTCGGCAGGTCTGGTGAACAAGTTTCTCCGGCTGCAGCATCAAAAACACATGAAGATGAACATGAGGTGGAGGTAAGGGATTCAAATGAAGTTCATTCGTCATCAGAATCATTTATTATGTTTGCCAAAGAGGAAACTGGAAACATGAGAAAATTGCTTTCAGAGTGGAAGGGGCATGTTCAGAGTGCAGATGCGTTGTTCAAGGGGGAGCGTGATGGTAGAAAAATTGGTGATGCAAAGAACCGTGATCTCAAAGATCAGTTCGAAGAATTGAAACAACATTGTTCAAATTTGGAAGCATCCAATGTTGAACTTACAGTTCAATGTGAAGCTGCAAAACAACTTCTGGGTGACTTTCAAGAAAAGAAATGTCATCTTGAGGAACTCTGTGAAGCTTTAAAACAAGAAGATATCCAACTCAAAGCCAAAAATAACGAACTTTATGAAAAACTTGGGCAGTTTCAGTCAAAAGTTAGTGAATTGTATACTGAAATCTGCGATGTGAAACAAAGTTCAAATGAGATGTCTTCTATTATTGGTGATCAACTGGAAAATTTGCAGAAGGAGTTGACTCAAAGAACTATGGTGCTCGAGCAAGGGTGGAATACTATTATGGCTGATATATTTAAATTAGTTAGCAAGCTGAATGAATCAGTTGGGGAAACATCCTCAGCCGTCTCGTTTGATGCTCATGATAACTTGGATATCAATAATCTGTTAGCAGTTTCTGTTAATGCAGCCACTAAAATGATTTTTGATCTTCGGAAGAAACTTGAAGCTACTTGTTTGGAACATGAAACAATCTGCTCATCATTTAAAGAGGTGAATATGAAATGTGAGGATCTGCTTGGACGGAATGAATTGGCCGTTGGTGTATTGCACAAGATATACAATGACCTGTGGAAACTTCTGCTCAGTCATAGTGGATCTATGGGTGAAGAGAAGATAGATGTACAAAGCGAAGCACTGCCTGATCTCCTTAACTATGATAGCTATCAGAATATCATGAGATGTCTTGTGGATATATTGACTGAAAAGCAGGAGCTTGAGTCTGTTAACAATGAGATGAAGTCAGAAATGGAGGAACTGAAGATTAAGTGTCTTGATCTAGACTCTGTTAGCAAGTTAATTGAAGATCTTGCCGGCGCTCTGAATATAGAGCATTCGCAGATTGAAAGAAATAAAACTCCTCTTTCATGCTTGGATTCATTAGTGTCTAGCCTTCTGCAGAAAACCAGAGATGCTGAAATCCAGTTACACATGACTAAAGAAGGCTATGGATATAGCGAGACTGAATTGGCTGAATTGAAGGACCAAATGCATTATCTAGACACACTGCGTCttgagaaagaaaatgaaatCCTTGTTCTTAAGGAAATCTTACACCAAGCTGAGGAAGCTCTTACTGCTGCTCGTTCTGAATTGCATGAGAAAACAAATGAACTTGAATATTCAGAGCAAAAGGTGTCCTCCGTGCGGGAGAAACTTAGCATTGCAGTTGCCAAGGGAAAAGGCTTGGTTGTCCAGCGGGATGGCCTCAAGCAGTCTCTGGCTGAGACATCTAGTGAACTGGAGAGATGCATGCAGGAGTTGCAATTGAAAGATGCTAGACTTCATGAGGTTGAAACAAAGCTTAAGACCTACGCAGAGGCTGGTGAGCGCATGGAAGCTATGGAATCCGAGCTTTCATATATTCGTAATTCATCTAATTCCTTGAGAGAGTCATTTCTTCTTAAAGATTCAATGCTTCAGAGGATAGAAGAGGTTTTGGAAGAACTAGATCTCCCAGAGCAGTTTCATTCAGGAGATATAATTGAAAAGATTGATTGGTTGGCTAGGTCAGTTGCTAGTAACTCATTGCCTATGAATGATTGGGAGCAGAAGGAATCTGCAGGAGGAGTTTCATACGCTGATGCTGGTTATGTTGCCAGAGAGTCCTTGGAAGATGATAGTCAGCTGCCACCAGATTCAGGGGATGATTCCCGGAAAGATGATAGTCAGCTGCAATCAGATCCAGGGGATGTACGGCAGCAACAAGAAGAGCTACAAGCCAGTCTTGTCCCACTAGATGGAGATGATCTGAGaaagaaatttgaggagttaCACAAGAAGTATTTTGGTCTGGCTGAGCAAAATGAAATGTTGGAGCAGTCATTGATGGAAAGAAACAGCATAGTTCAGAGATGGGAAGAGCTTGTAGACAGGATTGATATGCCTTCACATTTACGGTCTGTGGAAATGGAGGATAGAATTGAATGGGTAGGACGAGCACTTGCTGAGGCTAATCATCATGTTGATTCTCTGCAGCTTAAGATTGAAAAATACGAAAGCTATTGTGGATTGCTAAATTCTGATCTTGAAGGGTCTCAAAGGACAGTGTCTGCTCTTCAGACAGACCTTAGATCTCTTACAACTGAGAGAGAGCACCTTTCTGAAAAACTGGAAGTACTGATGTTTGAATGTGAGAAACTATCTATGGAGGTTGGGCAAGCTGAATATCAGAATGAAGTGATGCATAATGAAATATCTAGTTTGAAGGATATACTGGAAAAGAAAGAACTTGAGAATGAAAAGTTGCATAATGAACTAGCTAGTTTGAAGGATATATTGGAAAAGAAAGATTCACTTGAAGAACAAGTATTTGCCATTGATAGCAAGCTCAGAAAACTGCATGACTTACTTGGTGATGCGTTGCCAGAATCTGAAATGGAAAATCTGGTTTCTGGAACTGCAAATATTGATTCCTTGGAAGAACTGCTGAGAAAGCTTATAGAAAATCAAGCTAGTCTTCAATCAAAGAAGGATGCAATTGAAGAACAAATTTTCACCATTGATAGTAAGCTCCAAAAACTGCATGACTTAGTTCGTGATGTCTTGCCAGAATCTGAAACACAAAATCTGGTTTCTGGAAGTGCAAATATTGATTCCTTGGAAGAATTGCTGAGAAGGCTTGTAGAAAATCAAGCAAGTCTTAAATCAAAGAAAGATGCAATTGAAGAACAAATTTTCACCATTGATGGGAAGCTCAGAAAACTGCATGACTTAGTTGGTGATGTGCTGCCAGAATCCGAAACCGAAAATCTTGTTTCCGGAAGTTTAAGTATTGATTCCTTGGAAGCACTGCTGAGAAAGCTTATAGAAAATCAAGCTAGTCTTCAATCAAAGAAGGATGCAATTGAAGAACAAATTTTCATCATTGATGGGAAGCTCAGGAAACTGCATGACTTAGTTGGTGATGCGCTGCCAGAATCCGAAACTGAAAATCTTGTTTCCGGAAGTTTAAATATTGATTCCTTGGAAGAACTGCTGAGAAGGCTTATGGAAAATCAAGCTAGTCTTCAATCAAAGAAGGATGCAATTGAAGAACAAATTTTCATCATTGATGGGAAGCTCAGGACACTGCATGACTTAGTTGGTGATGCGCTGCCAGAATCCGAAACTGAAAATCTTGTTTCCGGAAGTGCAAATATTGATTCCTTGGAAGAACTGCTGAGAAAGCTTATCGAAAATCAAGCAAGTATTCAATCAGAGAAAGGTGCAATTGAAGAACAAATTTTCACCACTGATGGCAAGCTCAGGAAACTGCATGACTTAATTCGTGATGTCTTGCCAGAATCTGAAACACAAAATCTGGTTTCTGGAAGTTCAAATATTGATTCCTTGGAAGAATTGCTGAGAAAGCTTGTAGAAAATCAAGCAAGCCTTCAATCAAAGAAAGATGCAATTGAAGAACAAATTTTCACCGTTGATGGGAAGCTAAAAAAACTGCATGACTTGGTTGGTGATGTACTGCCAGAATCTGAAACTGAAAATCTGGTTTCTGGAAGTGCAAATATTGATTCCTTGGAAGAACTGCTGAGAAAGCTTATAGAAAATCAAGCAAGTTTTCGATCAAAGAAAGATGCAATTGAAGAACAAATTTTCACCATTGATGGTAAGCTCCAAAAACTGCATGACTTAGTTCGTGATGTCTTGCCAGAATCTGAAACACAAAATCTAGTTTCTGGAAGTGCAAATATTGATTCCTTGGAAGAATTGCTAAGAAAGCTTGTAGAAAATCAAGCAAGCCTTCAATCAAAGAAAGATGCAATTGAAGAACAAATTTTCACCATTGATGGGAAGCTCAGAAAACTGCATGACTTAGTTGGTGATGTGCTGCCAGAATCCGAAACCGAAAATCTTGTTTCCGGAAGTTTAAGTATTGATTCCTTGGAAGCACTGCTGAGAAAGCTTATAGAAAATCAAGCTAGTCTTCAAACAAAGAAGGATGCAACTGAAGAACAAATTTTCATCATTGATGGGAAGCTCAGAAAACTGCTTGAATTAGTAGGTGATGCGCTGCCAGAATCCGAAACTGAAAATCTTGTTTCCGGAAGTGCAAATATTGATTCCTTGGAAGAACTGCTGAGAAAGCTTGTAGAAAATCAAGCAAGCCTTCAATCAAAGAAAGATGCAATTGAAGAACAAATTTCCACCATTGATGGGAAGCTCAAAAAACTGCATGACTTAGTTGGTGATGTGCTGCCAGAATCTGAAACTGAAAATCTGGTTTCTGGAAGTGCAAATATTGATTCCTTGGAAGAGCTGCTGAGAAAGCTTATAGAAAATCAAGCTAGTCTTCAAGCAAAGAAGGATGCAACTGAAGAACAAATTTTCATCATTGATGGGAAGCTCAGAAAACTGCATGAATTAGTAGGTGATGCGCTGCCAGAATCCGAAACTGAAAATCTTGTTTCCGGAAGTGCAAATATTGATTCCTTGGAAGAACTGCTGAGAAAGCTTATAGAAAATCAAGCAAGTATTCAATCCGAGAAAGGTGCAATTGAAGAACAAATTTTCACCACTAATGGCAAGCTCAGGAAACTGCATGACTTAGTTTTTGACGTCTTGCCAGAATATGAAACAGAAAATCTGGTTTCCGGAAGTGCAAATATTGATACCTTGGAAGAATTGCTGAGAAAGCTTGTAGAAAGTCAAGCCAGCCTTCAATCAAAGAAAGATACAATTGAAGAACAAATTTTCACCATTGATGTCAAACTCAGGAAACTGCATGATTTAGTTGGTGATGTGTTGCCAGAATCTGAAACAGAAAATCTGGTTTCCGGAAGTGCAAATATTGATTCCTTGGAAGAACTGCTGAGAAAGCTTATAGAAAACCAAGCAAGTCTTCAATCAAACAAACTGATGCATGTGGTTGAACTTGCTAGTGACAGTTCACAACAAGATGGTGCCACTATTCTGGAGGCAAGAAGTACAGATATGCATGATAAGGAGGAGGCAGATATTGATAGATATAAGAAAGATCTGGAGGAGGCTTTGAGTGAATTGGAGCATGcaaaggaggagagagagaaaactTTGGAAAAGCAAATgtctttatccattgaagttgaAGCTTTGAGCAAAAGAATTGAGGAGTTGCAATTGCTTCTTAATCAGGAGGAGCAGAAGTCAGCTTCTGTTAGAGAAAAATTAAACGTTGCTGTCAGGAAAGGGAAGTCTTTGGTCCAACACCGAGACAGTCTTAAACAAACAATTGAAGAGATGACTACTGAGATTACGCAGTTGAAATCTGAGATCAGTAATAGGGAAGATACTCTGGCTGAGCATGCTCAGAAGTTAAGTCATTTGTCAACTTACCCAAATAGATTGGAAGCTCTTGAATCTGAGATTATACATCTGAAGAACCACTTGGCAGAATCTGAGCACCACTTGCAGGAGAAAGAATATTCTTTGAACCTGATTTTGAACAAGTTAGGTGAGATTGAGATTGGTGGTGAGGGTTATATAAGTGATCCAATCAAGAAGTTGGAATGCATTGAGAAACTTTGCTCTGATCTGCATGGTACTGTTGCCTCTTTAGAACAAGAATCCAGGAAATCTAAAAGAGCAGCAGAGCTCCTGTTGGCAGAGTTGAATGAGGTTCAGGAAAGAAATGATGCTTTTCAGGAGGAGCTTGCAAAGGCAGATGCTGAGCTTGTGGATCTCAGGAAAGAGAGGGATTCATTTGAGGCTGCCAAACTGGAAGCTCTTTCACATCTTCAAAAGTTGTCAGCCTTGCATGAGGAGGGAAAAAAGAACCATTCTTCCGAGTTGACGGCATTAAAATCTAGCATGAATGAACTCTGCACAGGATTTGGTGAGATACAGCATTTACTGGTTAGTGCGTTCTCCATGGATTTGGAATCTTTTCAGAATCTGGAGGCTGGTCTCAAGTCATGCATAAAAGGAAGCAATGCTACAAATATGTTGGATTCATCTGTTGCCAAAACACATAATGGCATGTCACCTTGGTCATCTATTACTAAG AAGAGCTCCTTGTCTTCAGATTCTCGATCTGATTTTGACACAGTTGGAAATTTCCATCTTCTTCGGAGTCAACTGCAAGAGGTATTGGTAGAGATTGGTTCTCTTAAGGAAAGAATAACTATCCACTCAAGTTTGATGCTGGAGCAAGACAAAAATCTGTCTGAACTAATGGCGAGTATTGAAAAAGAAATGACTATCCAAAGAGAGTCGTGTGAAGCCATGAAGCAAAAAGTTACTAATCAAGATGGGGAACTAGTTGCATTACGCGGGAGCATTGACTacctttgtgaagcatgtatcaGCTCAGTCaatgaaattgaaaatggaaaagCTGAACTGGTTGGAAATAAGGTTGAATCAGATCCAGGGATTAACTTGATGCTGACATCATTTGGCGATGGAACATCTGAAGAACGCATCAGAACCCTCGTAGATAGATTGCTGATGGCTGCAAAAAGTGTTGCTACTATAAGAACTGGATTTTCAGATGCTAATCATAATGAAATGAAGGCTACTATAACAAATTTACAGCTAGAGCTTCAGGAGAAGGATGTCCAAAGAGAGAGGATTTGCTCAGAGCTGGTAAAGCAGATCAAGGATGCTGAAGCTTCTGCAAACAGTTACTCTCAAGATCTTCAATCTCTTAAGATTCAAGAGCACAATCTTAAGAAACAGGTGGAAGTAATTGAGGCAGAAAGGAAGATACTGGAAGAGAGAGTAAATGAGCTGCAGGAAAAGCAACGAATTGCAGCTGAATTGGAGGAGAAAACCAAATCTCAGACTGATTTGCTGGCCGCCAAAGACCAAG AAATCGAATCACTCATGCATGCACTTGATGAGGAAGAGATGCAAATGGAAGAGCTGACAAATAAGATTGTGGAACTTGAGAAGGTTGTTCAGCAGAAGACTCGGGAGATTGAAAGTCTTGACTCCTCTCGTGGTAAGGTTATGAAAAAGCTTGCTGTAACTGTAGGTAAGTTTGATGAGCTTCACCACCTGTCTGCAAGTCTCCTTTCGGAGGTTGAAAGGCTTCAGTCCCAATTGCAAGAAAGAGACAGTGAAATTTCTTTCTTAAGACAAGAGGTTACAAGATGCACGAATGATGTTCTTCTTGCAACACAAATGAGTAACAAGGCAGGTTCAGACGAGATCTTTGAGCTTTTGATGTGGGTTGACACAATGATATCTCAAGAGGGGATGGATGATATACTTCCCGACCTCAAAAGCAATAGTCAAGTTCATGAATACAAAGAAATACTTCAGAAGAAACTGATGTCTGTATTATCGGAATTGGAGAATCTAAAGGCTGTTGCTGAAAATAAGGATGCAATGTTGCAAGAAGAAAAGAgtaaggtagaaaagttgaaccACAAAGCAGAAACTCTTGAGAAGTCCTTGCATGAGAAAGAAATGCAGTTGAATTTGCTTGAAGGTGTTGAAGAAAATGGGAAGGGAGCTAGCACGAGCTCAGAAATTTTGGAAGTTGAACCAGTG GTGAACGAGTGGAGAACAACAGGGCCTTTTGTAACACCTCAAGTCCGCAGTTTGCGCAAGGGCAATAATGATTATGTTGCCATTGCTGTAGATGAAGACCCTGTTAGTACTAGTAGGATAGAAGATGAAGAGGACGACAAAG TCCATGGTTTCAAATCACTTAGTTCTTCAAAAATAGTCCCGAGATTTACGAGACCTGTGACAGACTTGATCGATGGCTTGTG GGTTTCATGTGATCGAACTCTTATGAGACGGCCAATATTGCGGCTCGGCATTATAATTTATTGGGCCATAGTGCACGCACTTCTTGCCTTCTTCGTAGTTTGA